The DNA segment CCAAAGATGATGGAAGAAGGAATTATCCTGCGGTTAGCCACTCAGATCTGAGGACAAACAGAAGAATTGCAGTATTTTAGACCAAAAAAGTTGAATACTTactaagtaacattttaataatcCATCAACTTAAATATTTAATCAAGGAGTACTTTTTTCAGTTACTTGTAATGAAATGGTTAGCCTATATTATCCAAAGACACTGTAGTTTGTCAACATCGTGCCATCACCTCTTCAatcacagaaaaacattttttcattgtttacCTTCTACCTCTTCCTTGAAGTGTACAACAACATTTAGTCCATACATATTCCCTCCCCTTATTATGGTTCTCAATACGCAAATATTACATGAAACATTGAGAAAATCTCACTTAAATGCGTACTTCTTCACAGCAAAGGTAAACGCCTCACATAACTTGAATTATACTACTTTTTAGAGCCGATTCGGCACATAAGCCATACATTATGCAACATGTTCACATGTAAACTTTACTTTCAGTTTGGTTCTACGCCGGTTTGCTGTCCGTATCCACTGCTCATCTCAGAGGATGGAAGCTGTTGAAAATAAGAGGCGAGCCAACTAGAATGAATTAAATTATACTGAAACATATATTTAGTGGGATATTTATATGACGGATATTAAAGTTGACAGCGACTCCAAAAATGCTGTtaaaacatgtctgtgtgttgtcaACAAACAAGGCATCCTTAATTTGACAATTTCTTATCAGTTTCGCTGTCGGTTCTTTGCATGATTCAATGAAGGTCTCACATCCACAGAGAACAtgttccaaatttaacaaatCATCCACCATAAACAATAAAACGCACAGTGACGCTTTAATGAAACTTTGAACTTCCACCAAAGAACCGttagagatgttttttactCACCGTGCTTTTAAAACGTAGCTGTCACATAAATCCTCAATGCTATCTTGCCTCGTGCTCATGCAGACAGAGTAGCTCCTACAGTCAGTCTGTCTGAGTCTCAAACAGCAGTCACAGGTGCAGGGCGCGCCTCCACCAATCACATTCAGGCTCGTTTCCCGGTACGGGAACGCCCTTTTTGGGAAAAGTAAGTAAAGTGATGGGTAATCCCTTTCACTTAGTGATCAACATGGCtgctttaaaatattaaagaaatataattatatataaatgttacattaataaaaaatgaacataatgtaGTACATAACATGCTCTacatacttttttaattttggaaaaaactgacaaagtaTTATGAGTATATttattgctgtaaaaaaaaacataggaaaaagtAGGTCGTCCATAGATGTAACATTTAACAACATACCTGCTCAATAAACAAAATAGTGTTATCCTAAAATTGACATTATAATAAAAGGGGACTTTTAAGGTCCAAGTTGTATCAATAACCATACAGGATAATTTAATTACATGATATAAAAGTGATAAATGATGATTGATAAAAATTACTTCATAGTCTACCTGTGTATGATTTAATTCACAAGACTAACATTACATCTGACTGAATCCAGACAACTGCTTCTGTTTGAATGCAACAGAAACAACACGGGGCCACAGTGCAATATAAATTAACTAAGTAAAGAGCAAACAAAAATCACAGCCAGAGGATTTGAAAATCTGTACTTTTAATTGTGTTCCCTTTGAGTGGGGTGGGACTATTCAGGTCTGAGTGAGGAATGAAAGCAGAGTATCACATCAATCCATGAAACAACTTCATTTATCATCTTAAATACCATTATGTGCAATCGttcatacagtacaatacaccAGCTCAGcctaaaaaatattgattgtaCAAAGAAAATATCTTATTTTATAAATCTTGGTTCTATCTCTGCAAAGATCTTAAAGACTGCTAGTAAGAGTGACTTTAAATGCTTGTCACACTTATTCAATTTACTGGTGGTTTGGTTATGGAACAAAAGATATCCTATTGCCATTTGTTTCGGTGATAGGGTTAGGAGTTACAAACAGGCAGGTTTGGAAAAGAGgagtcacattttttaaatattgctgTGTGATGGTCAAACAGACCAGGAGCTGGACAGTGAAACTGCGATTTTAGCCTAAAGTGTGGCCCAGGTCTTTCTCAGCCAGAATAAAATACACCCATTTGACACACTGACACATATGATCTCAGAAAACACAAGTCAAACAAACCATAGAATCAATTTTTGATACCTGCTTTTCAACCAAAAATCCAATCCACTTCCTTTCACAAATCTCCTCAAATGTGCAGCATGAAAAGGAAACCCACATTTTGGATTTCAAAATTTAAACCAACAACCGTAATCAAGGTGTTATGCTAGTTCATGCAAGCTGGCACGCAGAAAGCCAAGAGCAGAGCATCAGTGCAGTCACACATATCTGCACCTGTACTCTGGATCGCTGTCTGCCATGCAAATACAGAGGAGACAAGAAGCTGGACGACTGACCCGTTAACTGATCAGGAGTTCAATTCAGCATggtaaaacattcattattCCAGATTATCTTCATTTGTCTTCAGAGGTTGGACACTGGGAACATAAACCACTTTTCATCAGTTAGTTTAGAAATATTGTTTGAAGTTTATCAATAACATATTTGGTTAGCCTCTTTTCATGTGTCATCTGCAAAACACTATAAACGATATACTCATAAGTTGAGTAATTTGCACAAACCAGAAGTTTCAGGGAACAATATGTTGATTCTTACAGATTAATGcatacaatgaacataataaatataatgGTGCATAAAAGTTCAACATTACATATGTAGTACCATGCCTATATTTTGTGGTATTACTACCATTATACTAAGACAGTGTTTCGGTTAAAGGAGATGAACAAATGATGAATCATTAGTGTTATCATATTACCCAACTACAATTTACATGATTCTGGATTAGTAATGTTAGACAGCTACAGTAATCTTCAGTGTGAAGAAAGGTAACCATGGACCAATATATTCCCTTTAAGGAGCTGAAATATATGACCCTAGATGTCAATGGCATGTCCTTGTtaactttaaaacacaaagacaaaaacacatttcaatgtatcaatgtgaaaacaaactaaatgtaatgaaatcttttaaaatacagtctGTTAACAATAACATAATGGAGTGAACCCATTCCAAGTTTGTTGGATTTTAACTGATTGAAATACCATCTAACATAGTTCAACTGTCCCTCAATGCCTCCTCCGTCCACATTGAGACTGAACCAATCAATTCTGCTTAAACAACCAATGAAAACATAGCATGGTCCAGTAAACATCTCTCTCAATTCtctttgggaaaataaaaatacaattagtAAAGACCCCAACCAGTATACCTTTGGGAAGTTGTGGCAGTGTTCCTTAAATGATTGTTGCATATTTGAGTTGAACTTTCAGGTTACAATTGAAATCTAAGCATTTCTGATCCTTCCAGATTAAGTTCTGCAGTACTTACTGTCTAAATCACTAGCACACACTGCCAAACTGTATGCTGTCCTTCATTCTGAAGCATATGACATGCAAGCCGACTAGAACTGaagtaatgacaaaataaagagATGTCAGTCAAACCTAGCAAAAACTAAACAcagcattgtgttttttttttttatgagctaCAAACGATCATATACTATTTATTTCAAAAGTGAAACAGTACTTCATTTGACATATACATTAATTTGAAATGTCTGGCCATTTCTTTTTCAGTGTTACATACAAATCCACTTCATGTGTAGTTTGAATTCTATGAACTTAATTTACTTCCTGCAGGCCACATGCTCATTAAGTATGCTAGTTCATATATATGGAGGCACACAAGCATAGTGATAAGGTCTTTTGATGTAGTATTTGGTTACATCTGAGAGTGTTTGATCAGtttaatcatttttcttttgtcatcTGTCTCTGTTACCAAGATGGTGGGGGGTTGAAGTTTAACGCCAGAGCACTGGGAGCACTTGAGGAGTACAATAATGGCCATCAACATGACTAACACAAGCTCACACAGCAAAATAGTGTAGAGATATAAGGGGGTTAAGACAAATAGGGGAGAGGGAATGGTGGGAGAGACAAAGTCCTCTGGGAACAAAGCACAAAGAAAAGGTTAGATTGGAAAATAAGGAAGTTGAGAAGAGGCACTAAAAGCCCCCTGACTGTTCATGAAACTGGCCACTTAGTTTCCTGCTGTATTTAGCCCACTCATCAATAATACCCTGGAATCCATCTGTCCAATCCAGCCACACGCTTCTCTCACGTCTTCATCCATCCAGTTATTTGTATGCGTTTCCCTCTGTTGTGGTCCTCTGTAAGCTGGGGGTTTCAACTGGTAACAGGTGGGGATGGTCGAGAGAAAGGCTGCAGGAGGTCCAGTAGACCCTCTCACTGCTCCTCTAACCAGGAGGGCTTGTCGGCCCCTGGAGGCCTCAACTTAATGTTGAACTGCTTCAGCGTCTGCTCCAGCTGCTGCTGGTTGCCAGCAAAGTATGCTGAGATGGCATtatggaagaggaggagctgcTTATGCATCACCTTCACCTGTGAGAGAAAGGCAGTACAGGAAATTGGTTTCTGCAAATtatcacaacaaaacacaccgAGTCAAGCCTGAAAGACTTTTCACTTTGAAggctgatgatgataatgatgatgaggatgatgatgatgatgatgatgcaggCCTGCTCTGCCCACTAACCTTATTCTCCTCCAGGAACTTGAGTTTAATGATGACGTCCGAGCGAAGGCGTTCATACTTGTCCTTCTGGACTTGGTACTGTTGCTGAGCCGCATCTATGCGGGCCATGGCAACAGCATCCCTCGGACCCAGACTGAGTTCTTCTAGGTCCGACCGGTAGGCATCAAACTCCAGTCTGTTCAGAAAAGGGGGAGAGGAAatacaaagttttaaaaaggccCTACAAAATTTGTTAATTTACTTTAAGAGATTGGATCCTACATAGCTTATTTCACATGATATattactgtatttgtgtttgttggtgtgctGTGTTTCTGTGCACCAGTCAGGATTTGGcaatattttttgaattatgattttttaaaatattataataaaacctACTCACAAAAAGCATCCAAACATCATCTTAGCTTATAGAGATAGAACAATGTTCCTGCCTCGCATGTCATTCTATGAGTATATTTACCTGGTCAGCGTGGGGTTTAATTGGCTTGGCACAAACACAATGCACCACCACCAAACACGATCTGTCTGTTTCTTACaaagataataaatatataatggaGAAATTCTATATGTATGTAAGTTATTCTCATAAACTATGGTTTAGTTTCAGATTATTGCATTAAGATTTgttgcaatattttttgttgACACTACAGGCATTTCATTTCATGGTATTATAGGGTGCATCATGGCAAAAACAATTTAAGTGGTCTATATCCCTTTGCTAGTCCTCCTTTAAAATGGGTTTCCATCCAGTCTCTTAGATCAAAAGAATACTTAATGACCTGCGGGTCCTTACCTGGCATTTTCATACATCTTGATTGTCATTAGGGTGTCCTCCATGGTCTTTTTGACCAGTGTGTTGATGCTGGACACAAAAAAGTTAATGGCACCAAGTAGAGTCTCCCCGTTCTTACACAGCAACTTCTGAGTCTCTGCATTGTAGCCAAACTCATCCTGTAAACAAGGCATCGATGCCCACAATAGAACATGAATGGTGTTTGTACTTCAAAGATGCAGATCAGTTTATAACAGTTAAGACATGAAAGCTATGTGAACAAATTTTGAGGCCTTACCCGTAGCTCTGGAGATTTCTGACTGAGGTCAGCAAAGGTGTCACCCAGCGCATGCTGTGTCTGCACCATGTTGTAGAAGTGGTTGGTCAGCGCTCTGGCCAATCGCAGCACACTCTCATATTTCTTTTTAGTGTCTCTCAGCACCTCAATCTGGGCCTCCAGCTCCAGGTCCACAGTCCGTGAACCCCGACCAAAACGCTCTGAGATCATTTGCTTTGTACACTGAAACAatgaagacacacagagacattagTAACCTTCATGCAACTCCCTTCTGTAACATAACACAAGGACATTGGGCAGAGGGGTCCCTAATTCCAGAGAATCCTtaggcacacaaaaataaaatcaccaaGTAGCTCTTTATCATGACGCTTTACAGGACCTCAAATACCTTGTGTAATTGTcacaattatattataataacgTAGAATTTGTTTTCAAGCAATGTCATAATTGAGAATTTTATATAAATTGcatttagatttatttagtgattttttttggtaAGAGTAAAGtgcatttattttgaagtcaTGGCGCAAGGCCTTTTGAGAATCAAAGCATGGATAATGTAATGCTCCAATAAAAGTTTGAAGCTTGCGATATCTGATGTCAGCGATCTAAGGAAACCTCTATTCCCTTGTGTACAGCATGCAACCAACGAGGTTTGTTGTTTTCGGtctgtattttacttttgtGAACGTTATTTTACATGCTGCGCAAGTCATTGTATGTTTATGTTAAGCTAATGTGGTCTTCATTTTCTCGTTACACAGTGTATTTAGTTTTCACGGTGGATTTGGAGAAGAAGCTTCAAATAAACCTGTAGCAAGAAACCCCCTTGGGTCTGCCAGTGCTTTGACGGAATGATACCTTGTAAGTGTTGAAACCCCACTTCTTCATGGTTTCTAGTTTTTCCACAGCCACACCGCGGGTCACTTCCTCTGCCGTCAATGacgagctgctgctgctgtggtgcATGTTTGAACCTGATAGATGAGATGCAAATGTAGAAACACAGGAACATGATAAAAAACAACCAAGCAACAAGAAAACTAAAACTTTGAGGCAGAAAACAAGATTTAGCCCGGCAAAGATTAGCCCATATAAAGATTACATTACAAAGAAGTACATTAAAACGGTGGTGTTTTCAATAAAGACAAAATTGAGCAGGGTTTCTGAAATCGGTTCGCTATCTTCCAACCCATGTCCATCACCACTATCCCTTAAAAATCACTGTAAAACATGCATAGGAGAGAACTAGAGTTACTGATTCAAgtaaatgaaaatggaaaatgcaGAGTATACTGGGAGGAAATATTGGACTACGGAAAGCGTTAATATTGTAGACACCAAATCATTTGATCAAGAGCTGTAATAAATACGTAAAAATACTGTACTGCAGGGATATTTTGTGTCACTAATATATTAAATCTGATTATTCATTGTAGAGACTAGACAGTAGCATTTAACTTCACCTCTATCCCTCCCCAGTACCTTGGCATTCATTTGATTGGCTTGCTATGTGGCAGAAGACAGAAGTGCTTGGGGGAACGCTACTTTGCCTGGACTCCATACGCAGATCTGTGACAGTGAGTGAGAGGTCGGGTATGGATGAAAGAATGGTTCAGGGTGAGTATGAAATAGGGTAGGGTGTGAGAGTGGGCTTTCTTTTTCACAAATAAAAGGGAAAGTTTTTTTAGGATCAGGATATAAAATGATTTTTGAATATTAAGGGTTTAAACATGAAGTTATTTTTGAGGATGAACAAGCGTGCCAGGAATGGAATGATAACGTAGGAGGGAGATTGTGGGGAGGAGCGGGTAGATgcagaaaagacagagaaagtaagacaacaaaaggGAGAGGAGGAGTAAACAGACTTGCTGTCAGAGCCTTTGAGTCTTTGAGTTGCtatgtaaaaactaaaacatgtcCAATGAATGATGAGAACAGCATCTCTTAATGGACTGTTGTAGAGCAAAAGAAGTCTGGGGCAAGATAAAAGTGTATGGCGTAAATTTTGAGCTTTCATTTAAACCTGTAATATGTTGTAGTATTGATGATATTCTACCAGAGAAACACAAGAAATTGATACAAATAATCAGATGTATTGTATGCTTCAAATTATGGAAGACTAGATGCTGTATGGTCGTTCAACGGACTGTTGTTATCAGCGATGACATGTGCAAACAAGTGCTCACTGAACTAAGGAGAAGAACTCTAGACCAAAAACAGCTTTGACCCTGTGATCTACGGCACTTTATGAACGACTCTTTGCACTTTATGATACACACTTTATTATATGCACTTTATTATAAAAGGTATTTTTGTACTGGATGCACTTTACCTGCCCATTTTTGCTCTAGTACATTTGCTTGTAAATTGTTAGTACTtatgtttgctttgttttttttgttttgtttttctctgacaTGTATATGCAATCATAATTTGTATTTTACTAAAACTTAAATAAAGCTCTTTaaaaaagaggaggatgaggaacgTATATGAGAATATG comes from the Etheostoma spectabile isolate EspeVRDwgs_2016 chromosome 13, UIUC_Espe_1.0, whole genome shotgun sequence genome and includes:
- the arfip2b gene encoding arfaptin-2b isoform X4, with the protein product MTDSIMSKAATMEIPINSNGDTGTLPEDDSLEQDLQQVMVSGPNLNETSIVSGGYGGTAEGIIPTSSIKGPAVHYNAEFNKRIPVTGIGSNMHHSSSSSSLTAEEVTRGVAVEKLETMKKWGFNTYKCTKQMISERFGRGSRTVDLELEAQIEVLRDTKKKYESVLRLARALTNHFYNMVQTQHALGDTFADLSQKSPELRDEFGYNAETQKLLCKNGETLLGAINFFVSSINTLVKKTMEDTLMTIKMYENARLEFDAYRSDLEELSLGPRDAVAMARIDAAQQQYQVQKDKYERLRSDVIIKLKFLEENKVKVMHKQLLLFHNAISAYFAGNQQQLEQTLKQFNIKLRPPGADKPSWLEEQ
- the arfip2b gene encoding arfaptin-2b isoform X5, with protein sequence MTDSIMSKAATMEIPINSNGDTGTLPEDDSLEQAAKLQWNLDEKDLQQVMVSGPNLNETSIVSGGYGGTAEGIIPTSSIKGSNMHHSSSSSSLTAEEVTRGVAVEKLETMKKWGFNTYKCTKQMISERFGRGSRTVDLELEAQIEVLRDTKKKYESVLRLARALTNHFYNMVQTQHALGDTFADLSQKSPELRDEFGYNAETQKLLCKNGETLLGAINFFVSSINTLVKKTMEDTLMTIKMYENARLEFDAYRSDLEELSLGPRDAVAMARIDAAQQQYQVQKDKYERLRSDVIIKLKFLEENKVKVMHKQLLLFHNAISAYFAGNQQQLEQTLKQFNIKLRPPGADKPSWLEEQ
- the arfip2b gene encoding arfaptin-2b isoform X2, producing MTDSIMSKAATMEIPINSNGDTGTLPEDDSLEQAAKLQWNLDEKDLQQVMVSGPNLNETSIVSGGYGGTAEGIIPTSSIKGPAVHYNAEFNKRIPVTGIGSNMHHSSSSSSLTAEEVTRGVAVEKLETMKKWGFNTYKCTKQMISERFGRGSRTVDLELEAQIEVLRDTKKKYESVLRLARALTNHFYNMVQTQHALGDTFADLSQKSPELRDEFGYNAETQKLLCKNGETLLGAINFFVSSINTLVKKTMEDTLMTIKMYENARLEFDAYRSDLEELSLGPRDAVAMARIDAAQQQYQVQKDKYERLRSDVIIKLKFLEENKVKVMHKQLLLFHNAISAYFAGNQQQLEQTLKQFNIKLRPPGADKPSWLEEQ
- the arfip2b gene encoding arfaptin-2b isoform X3; protein product: MTDSIMSKAATMEIPINSNGDTGTLPEDDSLEQAAKLQWNLDEKVGSSRGTRDLQQVMVSGPNLNETSIVSGGYGGTAEGIIPTSSIKGSNMHHSSSSSSLTAEEVTRGVAVEKLETMKKWGFNTYKCTKQMISERFGRGSRTVDLELEAQIEVLRDTKKKYESVLRLARALTNHFYNMVQTQHALGDTFADLSQKSPELRDEFGYNAETQKLLCKNGETLLGAINFFVSSINTLVKKTMEDTLMTIKMYENARLEFDAYRSDLEELSLGPRDAVAMARIDAAQQQYQVQKDKYERLRSDVIIKLKFLEENKVKVMHKQLLLFHNAISAYFAGNQQQLEQTLKQFNIKLRPPGADKPSWLEEQ
- the arfip2b gene encoding arfaptin-2b isoform X7, which translates into the protein MTDSIMSKAATMEIPINSNGDTGTLPEDDSLEQAAKLQWNLDEKVGSSRGTRDLQQVMVSGPNLNETSIVSGGYGGTAEGIIPTSSIKDLRMESRQSSVPPSTSVFCHIASQSNECQGSNMHHSSSSSSLTAEEVTRGVAVEKLETMKKWGFNTYKCTKQMISERFGRGSRTVDLELEAQIEVLRDTKKKYESVLRLARALTNHFYNMVQTQHALGDTFADLSQKSPELRDEFGYNAETQKLLCKNGETLLGAINFFVSSINTLVKKTMEDTLMTIKMYENARLEFDAYRSDLEELSLGPRDAVAMARIDAAQQQYQVQKDKYERLRSDVIIKLKFLEENKVKVMHKQLLLFHNAISAYFAGNQQQLEQTLKQFNIKLRPPGADKPSWLEEQ
- the arfip2b gene encoding arfaptin-2b isoform X6, which translates into the protein MTDSIMSKAATMEIPINSNGDTGTLPEDDSLEQDLQQVMVSGPNLNETSIVSGGYGGTAEGIIPTSSIKGSNMHHSSSSSSLTAEEVTRGVAVEKLETMKKWGFNTYKCTKQMISERFGRGSRTVDLELEAQIEVLRDTKKKYESVLRLARALTNHFYNMVQTQHALGDTFADLSQKSPELRDEFGYNAETQKLLCKNGETLLGAINFFVSSINTLVKKTMEDTLMTIKMYENARLEFDAYRSDLEELSLGPRDAVAMARIDAAQQQYQVQKDKYERLRSDVIIKLKFLEENKVKVMHKQLLLFHNAISAYFAGNQQQLEQTLKQFNIKLRPPGADKPSWLEEQ
- the arfip2b gene encoding arfaptin-2b isoform X1, translated to MTDSIMSKAATMEIPINSNGDTGTLPEDDSLEQAAKLQWNLDEKVGSSRGTRDLQQVMVSGPNLNETSIVSGGYGGTAEGIIPTSSIKGPAVHYNAEFNKRIPVTGIGSNMHHSSSSSSLTAEEVTRGVAVEKLETMKKWGFNTYKCTKQMISERFGRGSRTVDLELEAQIEVLRDTKKKYESVLRLARALTNHFYNMVQTQHALGDTFADLSQKSPELRDEFGYNAETQKLLCKNGETLLGAINFFVSSINTLVKKTMEDTLMTIKMYENARLEFDAYRSDLEELSLGPRDAVAMARIDAAQQQYQVQKDKYERLRSDVIIKLKFLEENKVKVMHKQLLLFHNAISAYFAGNQQQLEQTLKQFNIKLRPPGADKPSWLEEQ